A genomic region of Gammaproteobacteria bacterium contains the following coding sequences:
- a CDS encoding DUF1289 domain-containing protein, producing the protein MKPIQSPCVQVCELDAGNVCTGCLRTRDEIARWVSMSEQER; encoded by the coding sequence GAAGCCAATACAAAGTCCCTGCGTACAGGTATGTGAACTGGACGCAGGCAATGTATGTACAGGGTGTTTGCGAACCCGTGACGAGATCGCCCGCTGGGTTAGCATGAGTGAGCAGGAGCGT